The region tgccgtgttgtgcagcgtgcaaacacggaaaaatgataatggccagtattggcaaaccaggtcccgaaaatttcgggacttgatttctaaaaatctgtgggaaggattttaatggcactggtaccattcgaacgggctaaaaattagctttctcgtggtataccgtgcataatggcgcatcctctttaaaaaaaggcaaacatagataatggcggctgccgtgttgtgcagcgtgcaaacacggaaaaatgataatggccagtattggcaaaccaggtcccgaaaatttcgggacttgatttctaaaaatctgtgggaaggattttaatggcactggtaccattcgaacgggctaaaaattagctttctcgtggtataccgtgcataatggcgcatcctctttaaaaaaaggcaaacatagataatggcggctgccgtgttgtgcagcgtgcaaacacggaaaaatgataatggccagtattggcaaaccaggtcccgaaaatttcgggacttgatttctaaaaatctgtgggaaggattttaatggcactggtaccattcgaacgggctaaaaattagctttctcgtggtataccgtgcataatggcgcatcctctttaaaaaaaggcaaacatagataatggcggctgccgtgttgtgcagcgtgcaaacacggaaaaatgataatggccagtattggcaaaccaggtcccgaaaatttcgggacttgatttctaaaaatctgtgggaaggattttaatggcactggtaccattcgaacgggctaaaaattagctttctcgtggtataccgtgcataatggcgcatcctctttaaaaaaaggcaaacatagataatggcggctgccgtgttgtgcagcgtgcaaacacggaaaaatgataatggccagtattggcaaaccaggtcccgaaaatttcgggacttgatttctaaaaatctgtgggaaggattttaatggcactggtaccattcgaacgggctaaaaattagctttctcgtggtataccgtgcataatggcgcatcctctttaaaaaaaggcaaacatagataatggcggctgccgtgttgtgcagcgtgcaaacacggaaaaatgataatggccagtattggcaaaccaggtcccgaaaatttcgggacttgatttctaaaaatctgtgggaaggattttaatggcactggtaccattcgaatgggctaaaaattagctttctcgtggtataccgtgcataatggcgcatcctctttaaaaaaaggtaggggggcattcaaattccataacggctagcgccgtgttaggcagcgcagaaatatgtgatgctgttaatggccagtgttggtgaatcagggtctgaaattttcgggacttgatttctttaaatctgtgggagcgatttaaataaaagttgtcttataatgttctgtataaaataagcttttcaacggtataccgtgcataatggcgcatcctctgtgaaggacttaataagtctAACAGAgccatatagtatttttaaactagttcaatgaactttttgcGGACTGGTTCCGGTTCACTGGTTGGCGCTCCTCTTATTAGTTCAAATTATATGGGAAACTGTAATtcgattttctcaaaatctgtgggaacgatttgtatgatttttggtccatatatacttgaaaaggtcctacatcgactccactaccgtgcatattggcgcatcctcttggagcttcacaattttaaaaacaatttttcgggGTCATTTTTGTATGGGCTGTTAGCCGGGTTGGTCCACTTTTAGTCGATTTGCTCCAAAACGTAGGGaacgattttaatgaaattttcagggcatATTCTCAAAAGAACGGGCTATAAGCTGGTATATCGCGcttattggcgcatcctcttattTCTGAGATAATGCTCAATACAGTGTAGGGGCAATTTttcaaccccatttttaagctaCTTAAAGAGTGAAGAACCCgctcaaagtaagaaaaaacaatagtttattcaattcttaacaattctagtgtttatttgattaaatttagtggctaaatacggaaataattgaaaaacaaaatattcgttgctgtgttccaattccaccgttccacttCGACGCTAACTGAGCGACGCTAATTTGACGTACATTCTAAAACGCTTCAATGCCGGCAGGTTACAAGTCGGAAGCCACACTAGgcattcataaataaatatcctgTATGAGAATTTACGGTTttaggttttaaaaatatattactgCGATTAAAATGTCGCTCAACGATGGATTTCATCCGGGTAAAGGAAAGCACCGCGCGATGGTAAGCTTTATTTACTTATAAGACGcattaacttaactaacactGCACTTTCCAGCCGGATTACCAAAAGATCAAGCAATCCGATCTGGAACAGCTCTTCGAAAAAAAGTTTCGCTATCAAAAACCCCGAGGAGAAGACAATTGGACCTTGCCATCATTGGACCAACCACTCTTTTCGGAATTTTACCAGTTCGATGCTCTCCAGGGCCTCGGGACACAGCTTAATGCTGTAAAGAGCCGGCTCAATGATTACAGCACCCAGGAGTGGAGTGCTCATACTAACCGCCGCGATCCCTCTGGAGAGGTATCCTGGCGCCTGAAGAACGAAACGAAGGCGGAGTTCGTTACTGTGGCTTGGTGCAAGTTCTTTGAGTGCCTTCATCGCTATCCGCTAATCAAGAATCCTGTGGTGAACACCCTTCACCTATGCGAGGCTCCTGGAGCATTCATAGCCTCCTTGAACCACTACCTGCACAGTACCTACAAAGAGGATGAGGTTTGCCTTTTATTCTTGTATATCACACCAAACTAACCATTACCTTTTGGCAGATCCGATGGCGCTGGCGCTCTACGACTTTAAATCCCTACTACGAGGGTAATGCTCTTAATGAGATGATAACCGATGATCGGTTTATATTCCATACTCTGGACAATTGGCTCTTCCACAAAGATTTGACAGGCAATTTGCTTAATGTGTCGAATATCGAAAGTATGGCTGCAAGGTGTGCCGAGGATTTCCAAGACAAAGTGGATCTCATCACTGCTGATGGCTCCATAGACTGTGCGGCACAGCCGGACTTACAGGAGGAAATAGTGGTGCGACTCTTCTTTGCTGAGGTTTTCAGTGCCTTGAAGATTCTGTCAGCTGGCGGCAATTTTGTGGTTAAGATGTTCACTCTGTTTGAGGCCTGCAGTGTGTCGCTGTTGTACATGCTGAATTGCATCTTCCACCAGGTCCACATTTTCAAGCCCGCAACATCCAAACGAGGAAACTCTGAGGTTTATGTGATATGTCTGGAATATCAAAAAGACACTCCTGGTTTAGGCCGCATTCTAGAAGCAATTCAAGCCAAATTAGAGCAGCCGAATGATACAATGGTGATGCCATTATTTGCCAGATCTCATATTCCCCAGGACTTCCTCATGCAGCACGAGATTGCTTGCCGGTTGTATGCGAAGATGCAATCGGACGCCATCGAGGGAAGCATCTACGCCTTTGAATCTAATGATCGCCATTATATGCGTCACTTGCACCACCTTCGAAGCCTTGTCTCAGATACATACTATCAGCGCTATAAGGTTCAAGTTTTGGAGGACAGACTTTGCCTTGTGAACAAGGAAGCCACGAACAAAGCTCTTGGCTTCTTCGTGCCAGTATACGGTGGATCTTACACCGAAAGGGAGGACCTGAAACACGGTGATCTTCTCAAGCAGATCTACTGCTTGCGACGGGAGTTCAACCAATTGGAAAAGTGCCTCCATGGCACTAAAACCTCCAATTATGTTAAGGATGGATCAAAGGCTTTGAAGTTCCGGGTAGCTAGAGGAGCTCTGGTGAAAAGCCTGCAGAGCAGCATGTTTGCTTCAGAGCCAATTCTCCTACTGCGTCTCCGCATTCTTGACATATTTGGTATGGATCCAATTTGGCAGACGGCTCCCAAGTGTCATTTAGACAACAAGGTACTCAACTATCTGCCACCCTCCGAAAACGAGACTTTTCACTCGGCTCAGCGCAAATTCTTTATTGATCTCCTGGAGTTTATCGATGAAAACAGACCTCAAAGTGTTGTTTTCCACAAGTTCCTGTTCCTCACTCATTATTCTGCTTCTGTTCTCctatttttaatggaaatggTTTACGAGGAATCTAATTTCGAAAGCAAATCGTCACAGACTTTAGCTCTGAGTAAAATAGGAGCCACCGGTAGCGGAGAAATTAGGGCTGTAATTAATATACTAAAGGAGAATCAGGAGTTGGAGATTCACAGTCTCTTCGAAATCAAGGAACTCCAGAAGAACCATTTCAGCAATCTTCTCATCCagcacaacaataatgtactCATGAATTGTTTCCATGGCATGTTGGGCGAGGAAGCCTTCCCCAGACCGGTTGCCATAGCTCCCAACGTAACCAACGCGATCAAGGAACAGCCAGCAGTTTGTTAACATAACGAACATGTATTTCTCACTTGCATAAAATTACAGTGCTACTTTTACAAAACTATGTTCTCTGCCACGGATATCCGTTTACATGTTTTGAGGGTAGTTTATTAagggaaaaatgataatttaaTAACTAAACTGAAAATCACAAGACTAATGGGGATCTAGGATGTATCAGGATGTAGGATGCGGGTCACTCGTCTCAAGCTTGCTAATCCGCCGGGCGTTTTTCGCTGTGCTTCTTGGTGTAGTCCTCAGCATTTTTCACAAACTTCTTGCGATCCTTGAGAAACTCCTCAGCGAGCTCGGCACGAAGCGGGTGCTCTGGCTCCGGGTCATTAATTAGATCTACCAGTGCCTGCACCACCTGATCTGTGCGCGTGGCCGGCTTCCAGTTTTCGGTGCTGATGATCGGCAGGCACACTTGACCCTTTTCATCGATGTTCGGATGATAGATACGTGTCTTGAAGTTAATTTTGGGTGGCTTAAAAGGATACTCCGCCGGAAAGTTAATCTCGATGCGGAAGGCACCCTTGTTGTACGGCGGATTGTCGGGGACAATTAGTCCCGTCCAGCGCAGCAGGTTGTCGTCATCGGCCTTGATGTCCCGGAAGGCCTTCAGTGTGTTCTCCTGCAAGTCACTCAGTTCCTTTCGTAGGCGTCGCGGCGCAGTCATCCTGACCTCTGTACGTGTGTGTGTTGGAAAATGAGTGTTCTGGGAACGATTTATGGATTTGTGTGCGTGCCAACTTTTGTTTGCCCTTGTATGAGTGGCAAATCAATGGTTCGATGGTAAGCGCTTCCGATGATGAGTAATTGGACCTTGCGGAGCAGTCGGTACTGCTTTGCTGGTCTCCCAGTTCTTTGGTTCTCTTCTGTACCGTCGGTGGCTTGTGTGGCCCTCGAAATTAGCAATTTTTAGAACTGCGTTAGAGTTGTGATAttatatcaaaatattaatatatcgatatatattgtataaaaATCACGATATTGATTTTGCCAAAATATCGAAAGAATGGTTCGTGTCTTAGCTTAcagatttataaattttagttttatgtaAAATACAAGACTTTTCAAGACAAgactaatttttattaatattatatatttattgacCATTTTTATTGGATATCGTCGCCTTTAGTGCGCAAACTTAATTAAACATGATATACCACAAAACTGTCATTTAAATTACTGTTACCCAGTATTTCCCAACTGTTAAACGTATCGTTATCAAACCATTAGGCGCgcgtttaaattaaaaacgataacgaacatttttaaaagcttGCGATAAAATCAGGAACCTCATTAAGTCAACATAGATTTATGCAAtagatttattttcttataagtgatataaatttaaaacaattatgCCATTTCCATCCGTTTTACTGATCGATATCCGAGCGCACATGGTAATCGATTTGATGTCATCACTATCCCCTAACTGCAACACGTGCGCCGCGGTAGTTTTGTTTTCCCCCAAAAATGACTAAAAAACTCACACTTAAGCGAAAAGGTAAAGATCCGGAGCCCAAAAATGAAGTAGCCGCCAGTTCCGAGGCCTCCGACAACGAGGAAGAAGAGGTAAGTTTCgctttttgcatttaaaagcCCACCTTTGTCACCTGCAtatgtttgttgtttgttagGACCTGTTACAAGCGGTGAAAGATCCTGGAGAGGATTCTACCGATGACGAGGGCATTGATCAGGAGTACCAGTCTGATAGCAGCGAGGATCTGGAGTTTGAAAGCGATGAGGAGGGCAATTACCTTGGCAGAAAGAAAGGATCAGGCAGTTCAGAAGGGGAAGATGATGAAGGTGATGAAGAAGACGAAGAGGAGGATGAGGAAGATGATGATAGTGAAGATGACGAGTCTGCTGAGGATGGAGACGGAGAGAAACCCACCActtccaaacaaaaaaagtctGACGATGAGCCAAGCAGCAGCAAAGTTTCAAAGAAACCCCAACCTCCAAAGGAACTGGTCAAGAGGGATCCCTCTCACCCGGAGTACCGCGACTCTGACACCTCCGACGAAGAAGATATACGCAATACTGTTGGAAACATACCCATGCACTGGTATGACGAATACAAACATATTGGCTACGATTGGGATGCCAAGAAGATTGTGAAACCCCCACAGGGCGATCAGATCGATGAGTTCTTGCGCAAGATCGAGGATCCGAACTTCTGGCGTACCGTCAAGGACCCTCAAACCGGACAAGAAGTACTCATCACCGATGAGGACATTGCCTTGATCAAGCGCATTGTTTCCGGACGCATTCCAAACGAGGATCACAATGAGTATGAACCCTGGGTGGAGTGGTTTACTTCGGAGGTGGAGAAGATGCCCATTAAGAACGTGCCGGACCACAAGCGATCCTTCCTGCCGTCTGTTTCCGAGAAGAAGCGAGTTGGTCGCATGGTACATGCTCTCAAAATGGGCTGGATGAAGACCACCGAGGAGGTGGAACGAGAGAAACAGGCTAAGCGCGGTCCCAAGTTCTATATGCTCTGGGAGACGGACACTAGTCGGGAGCATATGCGCCGCATACACGACCCTGTCTCGGCCCCCAAACGTGACTTGCCAGGACACGCAGAATCCTACAACCCGCCACCAGAGTACCTCTTCGACGAAAAAGAAACCAAGGAGTGGCTGAAGCTGAAGGATGAACCGCACAAGCGGAAGTTGCACTTTATGCCCCAGAAGTTTAGCTCCCTACGTGCGGTGCCCGCTTATTCGAGATACCTCCGCGAACGTTTCCTCCGCTGTCTCGATCTTTACCTTTGTCCTCGTGCCAAGCGTGTGAAACTGAATATTGATGCAGAGTACCTCATTCCGAAGCTTCCATCGCCACGTGACCTGCAACCCTTCCCCACAATCGAGAGTCTGGTTTATCGCGGCCACACAGACTTGGTGCGTTCGGTTAGCGTGGAGCCCAAAGGCGAATACATCGTATCTGGCTCAGATGACAAGACTGTCAAGAGTAAGTACCAAAATACATACAACATGATGTTTATCTTATAAAAATTATCCTTCCACAGTTTGGGAAATTGCTACTGGTCGCTGCATCCGCACAATTGAAACCGAAGACGTGGTACGCTGCGTTGCTTGGTGTCCCAATGCCAAACTCTCTATTATTGCCGTGGCTACTGGCAATCGTCTTTTATTGATCAATCCCAAAGTGGGTGACAAGGTGCTGGTGAAGAAAACCGATGACCTACTGGCCGAGGAGCCGAGCTCGGATGTAATTGAGAGCGAGCGCATCAAGGCGGCCGTACAGTGGTCTACTGCAGAGGCCGCCGAGCAGGAGAAGGGCGTCCGAGTTGTGATAAATCACTTTAAACCCATTCGCCAGGTCACCTGGCACGGACGCGGGGACTATCTGGCCACGGTCATGCCAGAGGGTGCCAATCGTTCCGCTCTGATTCACCAGCTGTCCAAGCGCCGTTCACAAATACCATTCTCCAAGAGCAAGGGTCTCATACAGTGCGTGCTGTTCCATCCGGTGAAGCCCTGCTTCTTCGTGGCGGTATGTTTTGCCTCTATATCTGTGTATGACTGTACAAACTAAGCATATCCTATTTTGTATCTTACAGACGCAGCACAACATTCGTATCTATGATTTGGTCAAACAGGAACTGGTCAAGAAACTGCTCACAAACTCCAAGTGGATATCTGGCATGTCCATTCATCCGAAGGGAGACAATCTTCTGGTCTCCACATACGACAAAAAGATGCTTTGGTTTGACTTGGACTTGTCCACCAAACCGTATCAGACCATGCGCCTTCATCGCAATGCTGTGCGAAGTGTGGCCTTCCATCTCCGGTATCCTCTATTTGCTTCTGGCAGCGACGACCAGGCTGTGATTGTTTCACATGGCATGGTATACAAGTaagtattaaaaattaatttataaatctaaaaaatattataatttgtgcTTCGTACTTTAGTGACCTGCTGCAGAACCCCCTTATTGTGCCTCTCAAGAAGCTGCAGACGCATGAGAAACGCGAGGACTTTGGCGTCCTCGACGTCAACTGGCATCCTATCCAGCCTTGGGTCTTCTCCACGGGAGCTGATTGCACCATCCGACTCTACACGTAACTTTGTAGTTTGCTTGATTGACAGTTTTCGAAAGTTAAATGGAGTTTCTatagttattaaatataattttttaaaggaatGAGAAGacttttttggattttttcaaGATTATTTGGggtaattgttttaaaataagaaaaagaattttttatcttaaattttcatatttatttttccaaactagaattttaaattttattgacaTCCTGAATTCCCAATTGAATCCTGTTCTAAGTTCAAAGTCAAAATGCAACCCTGTCGAAAGTTCGGAAGCTCCATTCTGAAAGCTTTGGGGCCAATCCAGATGAGCAGTGGAGCCGTGGGGCTTTTTTTCTCTTCCACTCGCGCACATGTCCCGCGGCGGCCATCTCTTTGCTCTCTTTTTGTGTGTACCAGGAATTTCAACTGTATAGCTATGCGGCTGAGCTTTCACTCCGTGTCTTACTCTCCGTGACCGTGTGCCTTGTCCACCTTTGATGCCCCAGCTCGCCCCTCGCCTACGGCTGGCTCCACCATTAAATGGGGTTCTGGGGAGGAGCGCGCGCATTGGAAAATCAAGAGCTGGCAAACGGCACTGCTCGGAAATCAGTCGCCTGCTCCGCCAGTCGCTCCGTGGATTTCGGATTTCGAGGATTTCTTGGGTTTTCTGGCCCAGCGTTCGCAGAGCAGCAGCAAAAATCGCAGAGCGCAGAAAACGATTTGGGGAATAAGTGCTGCATCGAAAATGGCTTGgcaggaaaaataaaatcgacaaaataattaaatacggCCCGAAGGCATGATGTGATGTGAAAAGTGTGAAAATGCCAGGCCACGCGAAAAAGTAATCAAGCAATcaagtgaccagaaaattgCAGTTCCGCGCACAATTCGAATACCAAAATCGTATCAAGGTATTGgaaagtcaaaaaaaaaaaaattaaatacaaaaaaataaaatcaaaacgCAAGCAAAACAATTTCGGGTCgaaaaaatatacacaaataTATAAACGAGAGCAGAGCACTCATACACTCCCCAAAAGATTCAGATTctagtggcagtggcaggcaAAAATTCGTATGTACTCGTCGTTGCTcctaaatacatacatacatataagcCTCACTGCCCCCCACCAACCGTCACCACCCCCAAATTGACTCCTCGCCACCACCCCTCCCCTTCGACCACCCtaccccccaaaaaaaaagcagtgtgtgtttgtgtgatGGTGTGTTTTTGGTGAAAATATGAACGGAAACGCTGTTGGAAAAATACAATTAGCAGCTAAATAGATTCAATGGCCATCGGAGGGAGCACCAGCAGCTGATTTGTGATAATTCCGTTAAAAGTTCCAAGTGCAATTAGCCACCTACATGTTGCAGCTGTTGCAACCAACAGTCATAGCAGATAGCAACATAACcgaaccaacaacaacattagtccgaaggagcaaaatcACGCATACGCCCCATCAGCCCGACCCAACAATGCGCTCCACTTAGTCAAGTGCGTGTCAATGTAGTTGCTAACATACACACACGTACTATACATACAAACAGACGCACAGGCATACCTCTGTAATGACTAGcacaagaaataaataaaatacagaaagaacaacaacaacaacaataatagcaacaagaacaacaacaagttCAGCGGGGGCAGCTCCAGCTGCTCATAAATTTCGTAACGCTTGGGAAATGTGCCCCTTGGTGCAcgggcactggcactggctctggctctgggcACTGCCACTGGCACTGAATCGGTCGTGAATTGCTTGTGATTTTCGCCCGTAAATCCAGCGGAATAGGAATATGTAAATGCCGTAGGCGCCACCACCCGCGCACCACCACTCGCAGCACTAGTACtcgcagcaccaccacccattCAACCATCAAGCC is a window of Drosophila bipectinata strain 14024-0381.07 chromosome 2R, DbipHiC1v2, whole genome shotgun sequence DNA encoding:
- the aft gene encoding cap-specific mRNA (nucleoside-2'-O-)-methyltransferase 2, with the protein product MSLNDGFHPGKGKHRAMPDYQKIKQSDLEQLFEKKFRYQKPRGEDNWTLPSLDQPLFSEFYQFDALQGLGTQLNAVKSRLNDYSTQEWSAHTNRRDPSGEVSWRLKNETKAEFVTVAWCKFFECLHRYPLIKNPVVNTLHLCEAPGAFIASLNHYLHSTYKEDEIRWRWRSTTLNPYYEGNALNEMITDDRFIFHTLDNWLFHKDLTGNLLNVSNIESMAARCAEDFQDKVDLITADGSIDCAAQPDLQEEIVVRLFFAEVFSALKILSAGGNFVVKMFTLFEACSVSLLYMLNCIFHQVHIFKPATSKRGNSEVYVICLEYQKDTPGLGRILEAIQAKLEQPNDTMVMPLFARSHIPQDFLMQHEIACRLYAKMQSDAIEGSIYAFESNDRHYMRHLHHLRSLVSDTYYQRYKVQVLEDRLCLVNKEATNKALGFFVPVYGGSYTEREDLKHGDLLKQIYCLRREFNQLEKCLHGTKTSNYVKDGSKALKFRVARGALVKSLQSSMFASEPILLLRLRILDIFGMDPIWQTAPKCHLDNKVLNYLPPSENETFHSAQRKFFIDLLEFIDENRPQSVVFHKFLFLTHYSASVLLFLMEMVYEESNFESKSSQTLALSKIGATGSGEIRAVINILKENQELEIHSLFEIKELQKNHFSNLLIQHNNNVLMNCFHGMLGEEAFPRPVAIAPNVTNAIKEQPAVC
- the Ubc10 gene encoding ubiquitin-conjugating enzyme E2-18 kDa, translated to MTAPRRLRKELSDLQENTLKAFRDIKADDDNLLRWTGLIVPDNPPYNKGAFRIEINFPAEYPFKPPKINFKTRIYHPNIDEKGQVCLPIISTENWKPATRTDQVVQALVDLINDPEPEHPLRAELAEEFLKDRKKFVKNAEDYTKKHSEKRPAD
- the LOC108123627 gene encoding ribosome biogenesis protein BOP1 homolog, yielding MTKKLTLKRKGKDPEPKNEVAASSEASDNEEEEDLLQAVKDPGEDSTDDEGIDQEYQSDSSEDLEFESDEEGNYLGRKKGSGSSEGEDDEGDEEDEEEDEEDDDSEDDESAEDGDGEKPTTSKQKKSDDEPSSSKVSKKPQPPKELVKRDPSHPEYRDSDTSDEEDIRNTVGNIPMHWYDEYKHIGYDWDAKKIVKPPQGDQIDEFLRKIEDPNFWRTVKDPQTGQEVLITDEDIALIKRIVSGRIPNEDHNEYEPWVEWFTSEVEKMPIKNVPDHKRSFLPSVSEKKRVGRMVHALKMGWMKTTEEVEREKQAKRGPKFYMLWETDTSREHMRRIHDPVSAPKRDLPGHAESYNPPPEYLFDEKETKEWLKLKDEPHKRKLHFMPQKFSSLRAVPAYSRYLRERFLRCLDLYLCPRAKRVKLNIDAEYLIPKLPSPRDLQPFPTIESLVYRGHTDLVRSVSVEPKGEYIVSGSDDKTVKIWEIATGRCIRTIETEDVVRCVAWCPNAKLSIIAVATGNRLLLINPKVGDKVLVKKTDDLLAEEPSSDVIESERIKAAVQWSTAEAAEQEKGVRVVINHFKPIRQVTWHGRGDYLATVMPEGANRSALIHQLSKRRSQIPFSKSKGLIQCVLFHPVKPCFFVATQHNIRIYDLVKQELVKKLLTNSKWISGMSIHPKGDNLLVSTYDKKMLWFDLDLSTKPYQTMRLHRNAVRSVAFHLRYPLFASGSDDQAVIVSHGMVYNDLLQNPLIVPLKKLQTHEKREDFGVLDVNWHPIQPWVFSTGADCTIRLYT